In Ochrobactrum vermis, the following proteins share a genomic window:
- a CDS encoding DUF1254 domain-containing protein translates to MKVTRREAITMMAFLASTSALTSTVLAQQTDPDDTRTIAREAFVYAFPMVESYKTLYAQAVDQGGPNFKAPFNQIGNTAQVFTPKDTAIVTPNSDTPYSFVWMDLRAEPIVLTLPEVEPTRYYSVQLIDLYTFNFAYLGKRTTGSKGGNFLIAGPGWKGEKPANIAQVIRCETDIAYGLYRTQLMGSDDIDNVKRIQAGYKVATLSSFLGQPAPEPAQAVDWPVPDLATMTTTPAIFQYLNFLLTLAPTNAAETELMARFAKVGIGAGKPFDEKTLSADKLKALQDGIADGEKAFEDFKRNEVDARKVSTADMFGTREHLKNNYLYRYAAAKLGIFGNSGEEAIYHGYFVDAGGAPLDGAGKRYALKFEKDKLPPVNAFWSMTMYDGKTQLLVDNSLDRYLINSPMLPELKTNSDGGVTLYVQHDSPGADKEANWLPAPAGPFFLVLRLYEPKPEAISDAWVVPPLTAVS, encoded by the coding sequence ATGAAAGTTACGCGCAGAGAAGCGATTACGATGATGGCGTTCCTTGCGAGCACATCAGCGCTGACCTCGACCGTTCTGGCGCAGCAAACAGATCCTGATGATACCCGCACCATAGCCAGGGAAGCCTTCGTCTATGCCTTCCCGATGGTGGAGAGCTACAAGACACTATACGCACAGGCAGTGGATCAGGGCGGTCCCAATTTCAAAGCGCCCTTCAACCAGATAGGTAACACCGCTCAAGTCTTTACTCCGAAAGATACTGCGATTGTCACACCGAACTCCGACACGCCTTATTCCTTCGTTTGGATGGATTTGAGGGCTGAACCGATCGTTCTGACATTGCCGGAAGTCGAACCAACACGTTACTACTCCGTCCAGCTGATTGATCTCTATACCTTCAATTTCGCTTATCTTGGCAAGCGCACGACCGGTAGCAAGGGCGGCAATTTCCTGATTGCCGGGCCGGGATGGAAAGGCGAAAAGCCGGCCAACATCGCTCAGGTGATACGCTGCGAAACAGATATTGCGTATGGGCTTTACCGAACCCAGTTGATGGGGTCGGACGACATCGATAATGTCAAGCGCATCCAGGCGGGATACAAGGTCGCGACACTGAGCAGTTTCCTTGGCCAGCCAGCGCCAGAACCCGCACAGGCTGTGGACTGGCCGGTACCGGACCTCGCGACAATGACGACCACCCCGGCGATCTTTCAATACCTTAATTTCCTGCTCACGCTTGCGCCAACAAATGCCGCGGAAACGGAATTGATGGCACGTTTTGCAAAGGTTGGTATTGGTGCGGGCAAGCCTTTCGATGAAAAGACGCTGTCGGCCGACAAGCTCAAGGCGCTTCAGGACGGCATTGCCGATGGGGAGAAGGCTTTCGAGGATTTCAAACGAAACGAAGTCGATGCTCGCAAAGTTAGCACCGCGGACATGTTCGGCACACGCGAGCATCTGAAGAACAATTATCTCTATCGATACGCAGCCGCCAAGCTCGGCATTTTTGGTAACTCCGGCGAGGAAGCAATCTATCATGGCTACTTCGTTGATGCCGGTGGCGCTCCGCTTGATGGGGCGGGCAAGCGTTACGCGCTGAAGTTCGAAAAGGACAAATTGCCACCAGTTAACGCGTTCTGGTCCATGACGATGTATGACGGCAAGACGCAACTCCTTGTGGATAATTCACTGGACCGATACCTGATCAACTCACCGATGTTGCCAGAACTGAAGACAAACTCCGATGGCGGTGTCACGCTTTATGTGCAGCACGATTCACCCGGTGCCGACAAGGAAGCCAACTGGCTGCCGGCTCCAGCTGGGCCATTCTTCCTTGTACTGCGGCTTTATGAGCCGAAGCCAGAGGCGATCTCTGACGCTTGGGTCGTGCCTCCGCTGACGGCCGTCAGCTAG
- a CDS encoding response regulator transcription factor, producing the protein MKIAIVDDDRSVRKALARVLATEDIETSTYASGPEFLISLSEQIPDCLMLDIQMPGMNGPEVQRRLRESGFSMPIIIITGNDDSSFVRHMIEAGAIACFSKPVDIRLLLDTIRRAVVRN; encoded by the coding sequence GTGAAGATCGCTATTGTTGATGATGATCGTTCGGTGAGAAAAGCCCTGGCTCGTGTCCTGGCCACCGAAGATATCGAAACATCAACCTACGCCTCCGGCCCCGAGTTTCTGATCTCGCTGTCGGAACAAATCCCCGATTGCCTGATGCTTGATATTCAGATGCCGGGGATGAACGGACCAGAAGTACAGCGCAGGCTTCGGGAATCCGGATTCTCGATGCCCATTATCATCATTACTGGCAACGATGATTCAAGTTTTGTCAGACATATGATCGAAGCTGGCGCAATCGCATGTTTTTCCAAACCGGTCGATATCAGGCTTTTACTTGATACAATCCGACGCGCCGTTGTCAGAAACTGA